GTATAGCACTGGGATCTTATCTGGGTTCTGGAGTGGATACGTCTCTTCGTCACGAACTGTACCCAAgggatatgactcataccataaGTCGTATACATTCTAGAACTTAATACCTGATTCTGATTATTCTCCTAGGTGAATACAAATCCTACTCATGAGTCGTACCGTATAGACACGACTCATAAAGAGTTTGTGTGATACCTTTTTATCTTCTCTGGATTTTATTCTGCATTCTTTATTCCTTCACAGTAAACAAACAAATTACcatataaattaaataagtatAAAAACTTGGTTTGGCTCCCACGCAattcttgatttaacatcacggtaCGActtggctaagttggatactcagatttcacTAACAGGATTCATAGGTTGaatcccatgtagcgcttgattcaACATCGCAGCACGACAGAATTTCCATGATTACTAAAACTTTATCAAGgtcaatatcagttatttcattCACCTCTTTTgtatttcccatatagtgctttactcTGTGACTGTTTACCTTGAATAGTGTTGAACCATTTTTCTGTAGTTCAATGGCACCATAGGAATAGACTTTTGAAAATATGAATGGGCCATTACATCTAGACGTCAGCTTTCCAGGAAACAAGTACAGCTTGGAGTTATATAGTAGCACTTGGTTACCTTTCTCAAGTACCCACTTCTCAATCTTTcggtcatgatacaacttcatcttaTCTTTGTgaattgctgaaatttcataTGTGATACTATTCAACCTTGACTTAGCTGCATCCTTCCACTCTAAATTCACcttcttcaatgcccatagtgccttatgatCAAGCTTAATTGATAAATAGAAAGCTTTTCCATACACAAGCTGATAGGGTGAAGCACCTATTGGAGTTTTGTAAGCTATACGACAAGCCCATAAAGCATCATCTAAACTTATTTCCAAATTAGCCCGATTAGCA
This window of the Capsicum annuum cultivar UCD-10X-F1 unplaced genomic scaffold, UCD10Xv1.1 ctg49386, whole genome shotgun sequence genome carries:
- the LOC124892663 gene encoding uncharacterized protein LOC124892663, whose amino-acid sequence is TSGQVEVSNREIKSLLVRTVNANRANLEISLDDALWACRIAYKTPIGASPYQLVYGKAFYLSIKLDHKALWALKKVNLEWKDAAKSRLNSITYEISAIHKDKMKLYHDRKIEKWVLEKGNQVLLYNSKLYLFPGKLTSRCNGPFIFSKVYSYGAIELQKNGSTLFK